ACGTTGGCCATCCTGGATGGAATGTCGGTCGCAGTAGGCGACGAGGTGTATATCTTGCCGATTGGCTTCATTATCGAATCACTACAACCGAAAGCAGACGACGTTCGTACCATGGTAGGCAAAGGGCGGGTACTGAATGTGCGGAATGAATATCTGCCGCTGGTATGCTTGCATGAAGTGTTTCACGTGGAACCAAAGTTCCCTGAACCGCAAGATGCTCTGTTGATCGTGGTGGAAGCTGATGGCGTCAAGATCACCTTACAGGTGGATGCATTGCTGGGTCAGCACCAAGTAGTCATTAAGAGTCTGGAAACCAACTATCGTCGGGTGCCTGGGGTGTCGGGTGCCACCATTATGGGAGATGGTCGTGTTGCGTTGATCCTTGATGTGGCTGCAATCGTGCGCTTGTCCCAAAGCTGACGAACCAAATGGAGGACTGCTGTGGACGATGATTTGCGAGCAACCAGTACCGCCAACGAATTCCTGACTTTCAGTCTGGGCAACGAAGAATATGCTGTCGATATTCTTAAGGTTCAGGAAATTCGTGGCTATGACAAAGTCACTCAAATTGCCAACAGCCCAGCGTTCATCAAAGGGGTCATCAACCTGCGTGGTTCCATCGTCCCTATTGTGGATCTGCGAATCAAATTTGGCATCAGCGAGCCCATCTACGACCAGTTCACGGTCGTCATCATCTTGAATATTGCCCAGCGAGTTGTGGGCGTGGTGGTGGATTCCGTATCGGATGTGGTGTCACTGCAAAATGACCAGATACGTTCCGCACCAGACTTTGGGGCAGTGCTGGATACGCGTTATATCGTTGGTCTGTGCACAATTGAAGATCGCATGATCATCGTGACGGATATTGAACAATTGATGTCCAGCGAAGACATGGGGCTAATCGAGTCGGTAGCGGTCTGAGACACCTTCTGAATTCAACCCCATTCACGACAACCCGTAGTTCAACCTGACCAACGTTGCAGTCTGACCAAATGATGTCCCCTTGGGAAGGTG
The window above is part of the Chitinivorax sp. B genome. Proteins encoded here:
- a CDS encoding chemotaxis protein CheW, giving the protein MDDDLRATSTANEFLTFSLGNEEYAVDILKVQEIRGYDKVTQIANSPAFIKGVINLRGSIVPIVDLRIKFGISEPIYDQFTVVIILNIAQRVVGVVVDSVSDVVSLQNDQIRSAPDFGAVLDTRYIVGLCTIEDRMIIVTDIEQLMSSEDMGLIESVAV